The genomic region ctgcttgctcaatatacagattgaataacatcggggagaggctacaaccctgtctcactcccttctcaaccattgcttccctttcatgcccctcgactcttataaatgccatctgatttctgtacaaattgtaaatagcctttcgctccctgtattttacccctgccaccttcagaatttgaaagagagtattccagtcaacattgtcaaaagctttttctaagtctacaaatgctagaaacgtaggtttgcctttcctgattcTCTCTTCtaagaggtcagtattgcctcacgggtcccaacatttctacggaatccaaactgatcttccctgaggtccgcatctaccagtttttccattcgtctgcaaagaattcgtgttagtattttgcagctgtgacttattaaactgatagttcggcaattttcacatctgtcagcacctgctttctttgggattggaattattatattattcttgaattctgtgggtattacgcctgtctcatatatcttgctcaccagctggtagagttttgttatgactggctctcctgaggccgtcagtagttctaatggaatgttgtctactcccggggccttctttcaactcaggtctttcagtgctctgtcaaactcttcacgcagtatcttatctcccatttcgtcttcatctacatcctcttccatttccataatattgtcctcaactatatcacccttgtatataccctctatatactccttccatctttctgccttcccttcttttcttagaactgggttgccatctgagttcttgatattcatacaagtggttttcttctctccaaaggtctccttaattttcctgtaggcagtgcagTTCTGTGTAACAGAAATGTCAGTTGTCGTTCAGctgtgtgttacaaactgtaaaaactgagtcttactgtgatttagaatcAGTTTGTTCCCATAAGCTTCAAATGCACTATTTGATACAGAATGCTGCACTCAACACCCTTCACTACGtagctagtgttatcagcaaacagaaacactttAGAATCATCTGTCACATTAGAAGGGATAACATTTACACGTATAACAAACAGTAGTAGTCCCAGCACTGGCCCCTGAGGCACCCCACACTTATTGTGCACCAGTCAGCACCATCTAATAGCCTTTTGCATTACAGTGGAGAGTGACCTTTTTCTGTGTGGTCTTAATCATGATTTCTGAGTTACTTGTCTTATTTCGTAATGGTCAGACTTCTGCAGtagtattttgtgatcaatacaacCAAACGCCTTAGTGAAATGAAAGAACATGCCCAGTGTTCGCAACTTTGTTCGATCCATCCAGCGCCTCGCCAAGAAAAGCGAACATAATGTTTTCACTTGTTAAATCTCTTCTGAATCCAAGCTTTACGTCTGACTGCAAATTATATGAACTGAAATTATTAATTGCCCTCATGtatacaaacatttcagtgactttTGTAAACACTGATGGATCGGGATATAACTGTGTACATTATCCCTTTTTACTGTTTTGTAAAGCAGTTTCATATACTTTTAGTAGTCAGGAAAGTGACCATTCctagaagaaaaattacaaatctGGCTAAGCACTGAGTTAACACATGCGGAATGGTGATTTACTTCCTGCTACATAGACCATCATTTCAGTGAGTCTTCTTAGTCTTCAGCAGTTTAATTATTAACTAAATTGCCCCCTTATCAGTCACATGAAGGAAAGCCATTTCCTATGATTCCTTGCAGAAACTAAGTTTTTACTATTCACCTGCTGCATCAGAAAGTATTGTTATATACTGCGCATATGTCAGTAATAGAAACAGTTTACCATGTATTGACTTTATATCCTCAATCTTGTGCTACTGATCAAACACATCCTTACGACTGagattattgttttaattttatcctgagaattagctattttatttgcaCAGCACATGATCTTTATCTTCCTAATGGCATTTTTAAGCACTTTATAGTAACTTTCGTTTTGATATGGTTTCCACttttttctacatgatatccttatcccatcaGTCAGCTACCCAGTTTGCCTGCGTGTGGTAGTATTCTGTTGTAAACATTTtagtggaaagcaactttcaaggcacatgagaaatgtgatgaggaaagcattatatttagtgtttgttatcagcactataaaccaTCATTTGCTTACCATAGACAAACGCACGCCACCTGACAATGATTTTTGGCTATTGCAATCCCGACGAGTTCTGGATCCACTGTGGGGACGTTAGTACCATGTAAGGAGATTGGTGGATAAAAACAACCAAATAaggtaaaaatgtatttttttatttgtctgtacaatattttacttaaaaaagtTTATAACAAAAATTACCTTCGGCGATCGAAGCCACCATGATGGAAGTCACCACCATGATGGAAGTCACCATCATGATGGAAGTCGTGGTGCTTTTTATCTGATACTTTTACTGGGTATGGGACGTGCTTAACAACAGGGTATGGGATGGGGTGCTCTACAGGTACCTTCACAGGGTATGGGACAGGTTTCTCTACAGGGAAGGGCACTTCCTTCTCCACAGGAACTGGGAATGGTTTCTCTACAGGGTATGGCACAGGATGATCGACAGGTATCTTCACCGGGTACGGTATCTCCTTCTCTACGTGGTATGGCACCGGCTTGATCACTGGGTAAGGTACTTTCTTCACTACAGGAACTGGGTAGGGTTTCTCTACGTGATACGGTACAGGACGATCGTAGGGTATCTTCACCGGGTACGGAACTTCTTTCTCCACTGGATACGGGACCTTCTTCTCGACCGGAACCGGGTAAGGTTTGATCACATGCACCGGTACGGGCTTTTCCACCGGGACTTTGACCTCGTACGGTACCGGTCTCTCGACAGGGATGTGGACCGGGACCTTGACGTGGACGGGGTAGGGTTTGGGTACAGGCACCTTCACGTGGACCGGATACGGCTGCGGAACCTTCTTCTCTACAACGACGGGGTAGGGTTTCGGTATGTGGACGTGGTACGGATGTGGGACTGGCACCTTCACTTCCACCTTGTAAGGTACTTTCTTCTCGACAGGGTAGGGCACGGGGTATGGTTTGTCCACGGGCACTTTGACGTGGTACGGGATGTACTTCTTGACTTCGTAAGGCACCGGGTTCGGTACCGGGACCGCGTACGGCACCGGCCGTTCCACGGGGACCTTCACCGGGTACGGCACCACCTTCTCCACAGGGTATGGCACTTCCTTCACCACTGGCACCTTCACTGGGTAGGGATGAGGCACCGGGACGTACTCCTCCTTTGTGATTGTCACCTGCAAAGAATAAGATGTATATCTGTTAATGATTGAAGCGTTAAAAAGTAGTAGGTGAGGTTTGCAActtaggcaggaaaataactgatagtgactgaagtagagaggatttaaaatataGGCTAGCAGTAGCAAGAAGAGAGTTTCTGGAAAGTGAAGTGTTAGGGAGTCTCTGACACAGTAGGCAGGTTCATAGTTGTACAGTCTTGGGAGTGATACAATACAAacactactgaaacgtcccctttgaaaaatttatacacgactgtgcttaaactgacacacaatagtttttagcgcaacgcaatctgacttccaaaaatccctacgaaagaatgtccctgactaacattaacctatacgtttcacaaatcacttacctcacaaaaaatcttcgttactggaactactgcaatacagcgagcaccactactgccagctaaataaaagattcaaactactgaaggcactaactactgataggcatagttagcgaatgaaagattttaatagagtacaaaaaatgtatttaccttaatagtcataatatatatatcagttcatgacaccaattcttacaaatttcaaaactccgccatctctctccccacattcaccactgctggcggctcacctccaactccgcaacgctacgcgctgttagcatccagctgccgctgcccaacactacaatggcagacaacaatgcagactaaacacagactgcacacggcacagccagtgatttttcataccgagcgctatgtggtgttaccaataagaaaacctaaacagcctacttacactacataCGAGTAATTACATGTTTCGGAACTATCCGTCCGCATTAATACAGAAGgtagagaacagcaaaacaaatttatTTCGATAAGGAACATATGCTCCCTGAAGTCGAATTTTAATGTAAGGCAAAGTTTTGTTAGCAACAGGACTTTCAATTCGCATTGACAGAATCTACAtcaacatgtacatacatactccgcaatccaccatacggtgcgtggcggagggtacctcctaccacaactagcatcttctctccctgttccactcccaaagagaacgagggaaaaatcactgcctatatgcctctgtacgagccctaatctctctcatcttatctttgcggtctttccgcgaaatgtaagtccgcggcagtaaaactgtactgcagtcagcctcaaatgctggttctctaaatttcctcagtagcgattcacgaaaagaacgcctcctttccaccagacactcccacccgagttcctgaagcatttccgtaacactcgcgtgatgatcaaacctaccagtaacatagcagcccgcctctgaattgtttctatgtcctccctcaattcgacctgacaGGGAttccaaacgttcgagcagtattcaagcataggtcgtattagtgttttataagcggtctcctttacagatgaaccacatcttcccaaatgtctaccaatgaatcgaagacgactatccgccttccccacaactgccattacatgcttgtcccacttcatatcgctctgcaatgttacgcccagatatttaatcgacgtgactgtgtcaagcgctacactactaatggagtattaatacattacatgattctttttcctattcatctgtattaatttccatttatctatatttagagttagctgccattctttacaccaaccacaattcctgtccaagtcatcttgtattctcctacagtcactgaacgacgacaccttcctgtacagttGGTAAGGCATGGCAACTCTGAAgaggttgttctgtttgatgtcctccctcacggtgcactGACGAACTCTGAAATGTGTTGTGCCACCCTCAGAAAATTAGAGACACGACATCAGCATGTTCggcgccacagaaatgcaaacgaacttcttcaccatgacaacgcaaggcctcgcacAGGTCTGCACACCGGAGAGGAGCACACAGAATTTCGTAAGACTGTTCTTTCTCACCCACCCTACAGACCGGATCTCGGGCCTTCTGGTTTCCATGTGTTAATGAGAAATGAACTTTGCAGAATGCAGCACGTGgaggatggggaggttattgatggagcaagatgttgactctgacatcgaccagtagagttgtacctacatctacatctacatctacatttatactccgaaagccactcaacggtgtgtggcggagggcactttacgtgccacagtccagtcgcgtatggttcgcaggaagaacgactgccggaaagactccgtgcgagctcgaatctctctaattttacattcgtgatctcctcggaaggtataagtagggggaagcaatatattcgatacctcagccagaaacgcaccctctcgaaacctggacagcaagctacaccgcgatgcagagcgcctctcttgcagagtctgccacttgagtttgctaaacatatccgtaacgctatcactcttgagaaataaccctgtgacgaaatgagccgctcttctttggatcttctctatctcctccttcaatccgatctgctacggatcccacactgatgagcagtactcaagtataggtcgaacgagtgttttgtaagccacctcctttcttgatggactacattttctaaggactctcccaatgaatctcaacctggcacccgccttagaaacaattaattttatatgatcgttccacttcaaatcgttccgcacgcatacacccagatattttacagaagtaactgctaccagtgtttgttccgctatcatataatcatacaataaaggatccttctttctatgtattcgcaatacattacatttgtttatgttaagggtcagttgccgctccctgaaccatgtgcccatccgctgcagatcttcctgcatttcgctgcaattttctaatgctgcaacttctttgtatactacagcatcatccgcgaaaagccgcatggaacttccgacactatctactagatcatttatatatattgcgaaaaacaatggtcccataacactcccctgtggcacgccagatgctactttaacgtctgtagacgtctctccattgagaacaacatgctgtgttctgtttactaaaaactcttcaatccagccacacagctggtctgatattccgtaggctcttactttgtttatcaggcgacagtgcgcaactgtaacgaacgcctttcggaagtctaggaaaatagcatctacctgggagcctttatctaatattttctgggtcccatgaacaaataaagcgagttgggtctcacacgatcgctgtttccggaatccatgttgattcctacacagtagattctgggtttccagaaatgacatgatacgcgagcaaaaacacgTGGGCACACAAGCCTTCCTAGGAAGGTGACTTAAGGTCGTCGCACTGGACGGAGATACTGTTCAAAAAcagggttttatagccaaaagagtggggaacaatatggtgtattggaattctgaataagacCAACCTGCTTTCATCATAAAAACGTGTTGGGTCACTTATAGAACGGCGCTCATAAAGGAAAGATTAGAGTGGGATGAAAATTGAAGATGCAAAGATATGAACGATAAGAGTCACTGAtgagactgctgtattcagtcaGAGTGAAGTAACTGCTTGGTAGCAAGCTCCATGCAGCAGCGGAAGATTGAAATTACGCAGTTAGGTGCTAATTAAGAGCACTGCTGGTAAAAATAGTTTTTCCGGGAAATTTTTATtccgtattggttaaaaacagtcgtggttgcaattttatttttttatttttcaactactcgtttcgccttatttaggaatcatcagtttgatcttaatttggtatttcttagaacgatcctttagacagtgtagccaaagggcatcgtcgaatacatcaggccaacatcgccttcctgTTTCTTAAAATCCGTGGGTTACCAAAGAGGAATAACACAGACAGACTTACATCTTATGCCGAACATTGGTATTTGGGATCAGGGTTACCTGTGACATTGAGGTGTACTTAAACAGCCACAAGGAATGAAGCAATGAATCTGCCCCAAGGCAATAGGCGCCGCGATACCACCAGGTAGATACCGCGGCGTCAAATCTAATGTTCGGTATGCGTTCTCGCTAAGTGGTGCTTGAGATAAGCGGGAGCTGAGTGCGGAGTGCAAAAACAATTTGGCTACTGGACTAGACATGCGGTGGGCAATTATAAGCACCGAATATTTATGTAGACTGCATGACAAAAAAATGTGAAACCTCCAGAGGAAATAATGGAGTGTCAATGTAACTCGGTACATTGGATATGGAAATCATTAGAGTTGCAATATTCTGGTTTGTACGATGATCGCAAGAGTATAttattgttgtttgtgtttagtggtaGGATTGTAAGGAGTGTGAACAACATCATAAGTTGTGTGGTCACTGTGAAGGACCTGGACATATCACGCACTCCTGTGAGGCAGCATTGGCCTCAACTgacagccagccgtggtggccgagcggttctaggcgctacagtctggaaccgcgaaccgctgcggtcccaggttcgaatcctgccgcgggcatggatgtgtgtgatgtccttaggttagttagttttaagtagttctaagttctaggggactgatgacctcagaagttaagccccatagtgctcaaagccatttgaaccatttgaatcttaacTGGCAATGTGAAAGTGACATCACTCTGGgcttccatttggccggctggtcgaatcttgCAATATCCAGATTCTTGGGCCATTCAGCTGCGACAGAGGTCCGACGTTGGAATGCCTGGGGACATGAAGGCAGCCATACTAATTGTCAAGGTTCTGGTCTACGATGTCTGGCAATCAGAAggctggtttggtttggtttggtttggtttggtttggttggttGGGACGAAACAGTGAGGTCAGTGGTCCCAGTGGATtagaaaaggatggggaaggaattcagctgcgctctttcagaggaactatctagACATATTCTTGAAGCGCTTTAGTAAAATCAAAATTCAGAATGGACAGATGGGGGTTGGAACCGTGATCCTTCCGAATGAGAGTCgtgtgtgcttaccactgcgccacctcgctcagtcctcCAGAAGAGAGGATAGCGATATTGTGCAGCAAGGACATCACAACCAGTTCTCATCCATGCCTGCCATCTGAGAGATAGTAATGGATTCATCACACACCATTGGTTAGAAACTAGCATGAATCAGACTGGGGAATTTTCGTCTCATGCGTTGGCTGCCATCGCATTGAGTTCACTGATGAATCACAGGTCTGCACAACCCCAGATGATCATCATCAGCTGATACAGCGACGACGTGGCGAGATATCCCATTCCTACGTTTTGGAGTGTTACTACTGAAGCCAGGGTGTGGGGAGCTATCGTGTATGACttcgtcatggctggtagtgagtgTGGAGGCTCTGACGGCACAAGTGTCTGTGTGTTGTTGAGACACTCGCGTGTCCAGCAAGATCCCTAGATTTGTCCCTGATAGTTAGCAAGTTTATCGTGAATGTCTCGCAcaacacaaagtcccaagcgactgggaaaaagcgctcGGGTGGCTCCAGTAtagaagaagggtaaaagaacggcccgcaacattacagatcaatatccctaaccTCTGTTTGCTGCGgaattcttgaacatgttctcagttcgaatataacgaatTTTCTTGAgcttgagaagcttatgtccacgaatcagcatggttttaaaaaCAGTAACATGTGTTAAAAGCAGTttactcttttctcacatgatatactgagaactatggatgaagggcaataggcagattccatgtttctcGATTCCTGGAAAGCCGTTGACAGTGCCACATTGtaggctgttcaaatggttcaaatggctctgagcactatgggacttaacttctgaggtcatcagtcccctagaacttagaactacttaaacctaactaaccgaaagacatcacacacgtccgtgcccgaggcaggattcgaacctgcgaccgtagcgttcgcgcggttccggactgtagcgcctagaaccgctcggccactgcggccggcttgcagGCTGTTATTGAAGATAagagcgtatggaataagttcgcagatatgagtggctcgaatatttcttaagtaatagacacCAGTATGTTGTCATCGATGGCGGGTGTTCGTCAGaggcaagggtattgtcaggaccgctccagggaagtgtggcaggaccgctgttgttctctgtatacgagagtgagtcaaatgaaaaccttaaatgtttttttaaatattatttactgtgcagaagtggtacaaagctgtatcacttttcaacataatctcccccacgctcaatgcgggtcctccagcgcttacaaagtgcataaattcctttagaaaaaaggaACCACTGATGCACCGCATGGTGTACCTCTttctctgaacatttaaagcaatccGCTGAACTTAGCACCTCAATGAAATGTCTCTGATATCTGATTGGACAC from Schistocerca gregaria isolate iqSchGreg1 chromosome 10, iqSchGreg1.2, whole genome shotgun sequence harbors:
- the LOC126293424 gene encoding uncharacterized protein LOC126293424, with protein sequence MRIPLPLLASVALLSAAGASTMTASTTTAAPAEKREGADSGEGSTEARVHTKRGLHHGGFGGEHGDVKHVTITKEEYVPVPHPYPVKVPVVKEVPYPVEKVVPYPVKVPVERPVPYAVPVPNPVPYEVKKYIPYHVKVPVDKPYPVPYPVEKKVPYKVEVKVPVPHPYHVHIPKPYPVVVEKKVPQPYPVHVKVPVPKPYPVHVKVPVHIPVERPVPYEVKVPVEKPVPVHVIKPYPVPVEKKVPYPVEKEVPYPVKIPYDRPVPYHVEKPYPVPVVKKVPYPVIKPVPYHVEKEIPYPVKIPVDHPVPYPVEKPFPVPVEKEVPFPVEKPVPYPVKVPVEHPIPYPVVKHVPYPVKVSDKKHHDFHHDGDFHHGGDFHHGGFDRRR